Proteins encoded in a region of the Elaeis guineensis isolate ETL-2024a chromosome 7, EG11, whole genome shotgun sequence genome:
- the LOC105048789 gene encoding DEAD-box ATP-dependent RNA helicase 21 yields MKRSADDRDPKLSSATEVKPVFISKAERQRLALQRREEEVAEQRRRAQDLLHNQIHRPSSNSTPEPPSSTPDSNHRHRERERDRERERDRDRDRDRDRDRGDRDRRARDRDRDRDRDEEARSRERARLEKLAEREREKELDAIKEQYLGSKKPKKRVIKPSEKFRFSFDWENTEDTSRDMNALYQNPHEARLLFGRGFIAGIDRREQKKLAARQEKETREEIRLKEGIEERPEEAAARRQKEAAADLYDAFDMRVDRHWTEKQLDEMTERDWRIFREDFNISYKGSRIPRPMRSWVESKLSPELLKAVEKAGYKTPSPIQMAAIPLGLQQRDVIGIAETGSGKTAAFVLPMLTYITKLPPMSEENEAEGPYAVVMAPTRELAQQIEDETVKFAHYLGIKVVSIVGGQSIEEQGFKLRRGCEVVIATPGRLLDCLERRYAVLNQCNYVVLDEADRMIDMGFEPQVVGVLDAMPSSNLKPENEDEELDEKKIYRTTYMFSATMPPAVERLARKYLRNPVVVTIGTAGKTTDLITQHVIMVKESEKMPRLEKLLGDLGDKTAIVFCNTKKTVDVKAKDLDRLGYRVTTVHGGKSQEQREISLEGFRSRRFNVLVATDVLGRGIDIPDVAHVINYDMPTSIDMYTHRIGRTGRAGKTGVATTFLTLGDTEVFYDLKQMLIQSNSPVPPELTRHEASKFKPGTIPDRPPRRNDTVFAH; encoded by the coding sequence ATGAAGCGCTCCGCCGACGATCGGGACCCCAAGCTCTCCTCCGCCACAGAGGTCAAGCCCGTCTTCATCTCCAAGGCCGAGCGCCAGCGCCTCGCTCTCCAGCGCCGCGAGGAGGAGGTCGCCGAGCAGCGTCGCCGCGCCCAAGACCTCCTCCACAACCAAATCCACCGCCCCTCCTCCAACTCCACGCCCGAGCCCCCTTCCTCTACCCCCGACTCCAACCACCGCCACCGCGAACGGGAACGCGACCGCGAACGGGAACGCGACCGCGACCGGGATCGGGACCGCGATCGGGATCGGGGGGACCGCGACCGCCGCGCTCGCGACCGCGACCGCGACCGCGACCGAGATGAGGAGGCGCGGAGCCGCGAGCGCGCCCGCCTCGAGAAGCTAGCGGagcgggagagggagaaggagctgGATGCTATCAAGGAGCAGTACCTGGGGTCCAAGAAGCCCAAGAAGCGGGTCATCAAACCCAGCGAGAAGTTCCGTTTCTCCTTCGACTGGGAGAACACCGAGGACACCTCCCGCGACATGAACGCCCTCTACCAGAACCCTCACGAGGCCCGGCTTCTCTTCGGCCGCGGCTTTATCGCTGGCATCGACCGCCGCGAGCAGAAGAAGCTCGCCGCCCGTCAGGAGAAGGAGACCCGCGAGGAGATCCGCCTCAAGGAGGGCATCGAGGAGCGGCCCGAGGAGGCCGCCGCACGACGCCAGAAGGAGGCTGCTGCAGACCTCTATGATGCCTTCGACATGCGCGTCGACCGCCACTGGACCGAGAAGCAGCTCGACGAGATGACCGAGCGCGACTGGCGTATATTCCGCGAGGATTTCAACATCTCCTACAAGGGTTCCCGCATTCCCCGCCCGATGCGGAGCTGGGTCGAGAGCAAGCTCAGCCCTGAGCTGTTGAAGGCTGTGGAGAAGGCTGGGTACAAGACACCATCCCCCATCCAGATGGCCGCCATCCCTCTCGGCCTTCAGCAACGCGATGTGATTGGGATTGCCGAGACCGGATCCGGTAAGACGGCCGCCTTTGTCCTCCCCATGCTTACCTATATCACGAAGCTGCCGCCCATGAGCGAGGAGAACGAGGCTGAGGGGCCCTACGCTGTGGTGATGGCACCTACTCGTGAGCTCGCACAGCAGATTGAGGATGAGACGGTGAAGTTTGCACATTATCTGGGGATCAAGGTGGTCTCCATTGTTGGAGGTCAGTCCATCGAGGAGCAGGGGTTTAAGCTGAGGCGGGGGTGCGAGGTTGTGATCGCCACTCCGGGGCGTCTTCTGGATTGTTTGGAGCGACGATATGCTGTCCTCAACCAGTGCAACTATGTTGTTCTTGATGAAGCTGATCGGATGATTGACATGGGGTTTGAACCGCAGGTTGTTGGTGTCTTGGATGCAATGCCTTCCAGCAATCTGAAACCTGAGAATGAGGATGAAGAGCTTGATGAGAAGAAGATCTATCGGACAACCTACATGTTTAGTGCAACCATGCCCCCAGCTGTGGAGCGCCTCGCTAGGAAGTACTTGAGGAACCCTGTCGTTGTGACAATTGGCACAGCTGGGAAGACCACTGATCTCATTACCCAGCATGTGATCATGGTGAAGGAGTCGGAGAAGATGCCCAGGCTTGAAAAGCTGCTCGGTGACCTCGGTGATAAGACGGCCATTGTGTTCTGCAACACAAAGAAGACTGTGGATGTAAAGGCCAAGGACTTGGACAGATTGGGCTATAGGGTGACAACAGTTCATGGAGGGAAGTCGCAGGAGCAACGAGAGATCAGCCTTGAGGGATTCAGGAGCAGGCGATTCAATGTTCTTGTTGCGACGGATGTGCTAGGTCGTGGGATTGATATCCCGGATGTTGCTCATGTTATTAATTATGATATGCCAACGTCGATTGACATGTACACTCATCGCATTGGAAGGACAGGGCGTGCTGGAAAGACAGGAGTTGCAACGACATTTTTGACTCTTGGAGACACTGAAGTTTTCTATGATCTGAAACAGATGCTTATACAAAGCAACAGTCCAGTGCCACCAGAGCTGACCAGACATGAGGCTTCAAAATTCAAGCCAGGAACAATTCCTGATAGACCTCCAAGGCGAAATGATACTGTTTTTGCTCATTGA